The following coding sequences are from one Saccopteryx bilineata isolate mSacBil1 chromosome 3, mSacBil1_pri_phased_curated, whole genome shotgun sequence window:
- the LOC136331825 gene encoding zinc finger protein 548-like isoform X3 has translation MLSGMIDGKDKRGAIGATTLDNSLTMKSEMNVQGRVIFEDVAIHFSKEEWALLDEAQRGLYHCVMLENLALLCSVDSSHGTQDGETPLEQGDSASVSQVRTLKPGLSTQKTQPFEKKKDILQLAEQGDMYSDQGLHICGTNLHQHHVEQIGDNMPPSFEGRLSFVISGSTHMAKKTFTCNKSEKDFPASTGQLQHLPSDSGWKPHGDTKCREAFESGQNDYKCTQCGKSFSRQQLLVQHQKIHTGVRPYECSKCGMAFIRKFHLVQHQRVHTGEKPFKCSECGKLFRYKSTLIGHQRVHTESSHYECSKCGEFFKYKANFVKHQRIHTGEWPYECRECGKFFRYNYRLIRHARVHTGERPYQCSECGKFFRYSSTFIRHQRIHTAERPYGCSECGKFFRYNSTLIKHQRVHTGERPYECHDCGKFFRYTSTLIRHQRVHTVERPYECSLCGQFFKYKSKLIKHWQDHTGERPYECSECGKSFRYHCRLIRHKRVHTGERPYECSECGKFFRYNSNLIKHWRNHTGERPYECSECGKAFSHKHILVEHQKIHTGERPYECSKCQKAFIRKSHLVHHQKIHNQDRPMSTVNVGSYSDTTPTSLNRLHTGKDLVSAKNMVNLLGSTPNSLHWKSAS, from the exons GGTCGTGTTATCTTTGAGGATGTGGCCATACATTTCTCCAAGGAGGAGTGGGCACTCCTagatgaagctcagagaggcttgTACCACTGTGTCATGCTGGAGAACTTGGCACTTCTGTGTTCTGTAG ATAGTTCTCATGGAACCCAGGATGGGGAGACACCTTTGGAGCAAGGTGATTCTGCCAGCGTGTCTCAGGTCAGGACTCTAAAACCAGGTCTTTCCACCCAGAAGACCCAACCCTTTGAGAAGAAGAAGGACATTTTGCAATTGGCTGAGCAAGGTGACATGTACTCTGATCAAGGACTACACATTTGTGGGACAAATTTGCATCAGCACCATGTGGAGCAGATAGGAGACAATATGCCCCCAAGCTTTGAGGGGAGGCTTTCATTCGTGATCAGTGGCAGCACTCACATGGCAAAGAAGACCTTCACATGCAATAAAAGTGAAAAGGACTTCCCAGCCAGCACAGGACAACTCCAGCACCTGCCTTCTGACAGTGGCTGGAAGCCACATGGGGACACCAAGTGCAGAGAGGCCTTTGAAAGTGGACAAAATGATTACAAGTGCACTCAGTGTGGGAAAAGCTTCAGCCGACAACAGCTACTTGTTCAGCACCAGAAAATCCATACCGGAGTAAGGCCTTATGAGTGCAGCAAATGTGGGATGGCCTTCATTAGAAAGTTCCATCTTGTTCAGCACCAAAGAGTCCACACTGGAGAAAAGCCTTTTAagtgcagtgagtgtgggaaacTTTTTAGGTACAAGTCCACACTCATTGGTCACCAGAGAGTCCACACAGAATCAAGCCATTATGAGTGTAGCAAATGTGGGGAATTCTTCAAGTACAAAGCCAACTTCGTGAAACATCAGCGAATTCACACTGGAGAATGGCCTTATGAGTGCAGAGAATGTGGAAAATTCTTTAGATATAACTACAGACTCATAAGACATGCGAGggttcacactggagaaaggccttatcagtgcagtgagtgtgggaaatTTTTCAGGTATAGCTCCACATTCATTAGACACCAGAGAATTCACACTGCAGAAAGGCCTTATGGTTGTAGCGAATGCGGCAAGTTCTTTCGGTACAACTCTACACTCATCAAACATCAGAGAGTTCACACCGGAGAAAGGCCTTATGAGTGCCATGATTGTGGGAAGTTCTTTAGGTACACTTCCACACTCATTAGACATCAGCGTGTTCACACTGTTGAAAGGCCTTATGAATGCAGCTTATGTGGACAATTCTTTAAATACAAGTCCAAGCTCATTAAACATTGGCAAGatcacactggagaaaggccatatgagtgcagtgaatgtgggaaatccttTAGGTACCACTGCAGACTCATTAGACATAAGAGAGTTCACACCGGAGAAAGGCCATAtgaatgcagtgaatgtgggaaattcTTCAGGTACAACTCCAACCTCATTAAACATTGGAGAAATCACACTGGAGAGAGGCCTTatgagtgcagtgaatgtgggaaagcttTTAGCCACAAGCATATACTTGTTGAGCATCAAAAAATCcacactggagaaaggccttatgaGTGCAGCAAATGTCAGAAGGCCTTCATTAGAAAATCCCACCTTGTTCATCACCAGAAAATCCACAATCAAGACCGGCCTATGAGCACAGTGAATGTGGGGAGTTACTCAGATACAACTCCAACCTCATTAAATAGACTTCACACTGGCAAAGACCTTGTGAgtgcaaaaaatatggtaaatcttTTAGGTTCCACTCCAAACTCATTACACTGGAAAAGTGCCTCATAA
- the LOC136331825 gene encoding zinc finger protein 548-like isoform X2, whose protein sequence is MKSWKSFVEETVFPVAKNTVVAKVRRQLAIQGPMAVAEMLPDPAPGRVIFEDVAIHFSKEEWALLDEAQRGLYHCVMLENLALLCSVDSSHGTQDGETPLEQGDSASVSQVRTLKPGLSTQKTQPFEKKKDILQLAEQGDMYSDQGLHICGTNLHQHHVEQIGDNMPPSFEGRLSFVISGSTHMAKKTFTCNKSEKDFPASTGQLQHLPSDSGWKPHGDTKCREAFESGQNDYKCTQCGKSFSRQQLLVQHQKIHTGVRPYECSKCGMAFIRKFHLVQHQRVHTGEKPFKCSECGKLFRYKSTLIGHQRVHTESSHYECSKCGEFFKYKANFVKHQRIHTGEWPYECRECGKFFRYNYRLIRHARVHTGERPYQCSECGKFFRYSSTFIRHQRIHTAERPYGCSECGKFFRYNSTLIKHQRVHTGERPYECHDCGKFFRYTSTLIRHQRVHTVERPYECSLCGQFFKYKSKLIKHWQDHTGERPYECSECGKSFRYHCRLIRHKRVHTGERPYECSECGKFFRYNSNLIKHWRNHTGERPYECSECGKAFSHKHILVEHQKIHTGERPYECSKCQKAFIRKSHLVHHQKIHNQDRPMSTVNVGSYSDTTPTSLNRLHTGKDLVSAKNMVNLLGSTPNSLHWKSAS, encoded by the exons GGTCGTGTTATCTTTGAGGATGTGGCCATACATTTCTCCAAGGAGGAGTGGGCACTCCTagatgaagctcagagaggcttgTACCACTGTGTCATGCTGGAGAACTTGGCACTTCTGTGTTCTGTAG ATAGTTCTCATGGAACCCAGGATGGGGAGACACCTTTGGAGCAAGGTGATTCTGCCAGCGTGTCTCAGGTCAGGACTCTAAAACCAGGTCTTTCCACCCAGAAGACCCAACCCTTTGAGAAGAAGAAGGACATTTTGCAATTGGCTGAGCAAGGTGACATGTACTCTGATCAAGGACTACACATTTGTGGGACAAATTTGCATCAGCACCATGTGGAGCAGATAGGAGACAATATGCCCCCAAGCTTTGAGGGGAGGCTTTCATTCGTGATCAGTGGCAGCACTCACATGGCAAAGAAGACCTTCACATGCAATAAAAGTGAAAAGGACTTCCCAGCCAGCACAGGACAACTCCAGCACCTGCCTTCTGACAGTGGCTGGAAGCCACATGGGGACACCAAGTGCAGAGAGGCCTTTGAAAGTGGACAAAATGATTACAAGTGCACTCAGTGTGGGAAAAGCTTCAGCCGACAACAGCTACTTGTTCAGCACCAGAAAATCCATACCGGAGTAAGGCCTTATGAGTGCAGCAAATGTGGGATGGCCTTCATTAGAAAGTTCCATCTTGTTCAGCACCAAAGAGTCCACACTGGAGAAAAGCCTTTTAagtgcagtgagtgtgggaaacTTTTTAGGTACAAGTCCACACTCATTGGTCACCAGAGAGTCCACACAGAATCAAGCCATTATGAGTGTAGCAAATGTGGGGAATTCTTCAAGTACAAAGCCAACTTCGTGAAACATCAGCGAATTCACACTGGAGAATGGCCTTATGAGTGCAGAGAATGTGGAAAATTCTTTAGATATAACTACAGACTCATAAGACATGCGAGggttcacactggagaaaggccttatcagtgcagtgagtgtgggaaatTTTTCAGGTATAGCTCCACATTCATTAGACACCAGAGAATTCACACTGCAGAAAGGCCTTATGGTTGTAGCGAATGCGGCAAGTTCTTTCGGTACAACTCTACACTCATCAAACATCAGAGAGTTCACACCGGAGAAAGGCCTTATGAGTGCCATGATTGTGGGAAGTTCTTTAGGTACACTTCCACACTCATTAGACATCAGCGTGTTCACACTGTTGAAAGGCCTTATGAATGCAGCTTATGTGGACAATTCTTTAAATACAAGTCCAAGCTCATTAAACATTGGCAAGatcacactggagaaaggccatatgagtgcagtgaatgtgggaaatccttTAGGTACCACTGCAGACTCATTAGACATAAGAGAGTTCACACCGGAGAAAGGCCATAtgaatgcagtgaatgtgggaaattcTTCAGGTACAACTCCAACCTCATTAAACATTGGAGAAATCACACTGGAGAGAGGCCTTatgagtgcagtgaatgtgggaaagcttTTAGCCACAAGCATATACTTGTTGAGCATCAAAAAATCcacactggagaaaggccttatgaGTGCAGCAAATGTCAGAAGGCCTTCATTAGAAAATCCCACCTTGTTCATCACCAGAAAATCCACAATCAAGACCGGCCTATGAGCACAGTGAATGTGGGGAGTTACTCAGATACAACTCCAACCTCATTAAATAGACTTCACACTGGCAAAGACCTTGTGAgtgcaaaaaatatggtaaatcttTTAGGTTCCACTCCAAACTCATTACACTGGAAAAGTGCCTCATAA
- the LOC136331825 gene encoding zinc finger protein 548-like isoform X4: MRTSQGPMAVAEMLPDPAPGRVIFEDVAIHFSKEEWALLDEAQRGLYHCVMLENLALLCSVDSSHGTQDGETPLEQGDSASVSQVRTLKPGLSTQKTQPFEKKKDILQLAEQGDMYSDQGLHICGTNLHQHHVEQIGDNMPPSFEGRLSFVISGSTHMAKKTFTCNKSEKDFPASTGQLQHLPSDSGWKPHGDTKCREAFESGQNDYKCTQCGKSFSRQQLLVQHQKIHTGVRPYECSKCGMAFIRKFHLVQHQRVHTGEKPFKCSECGKLFRYKSTLIGHQRVHTESSHYECSKCGEFFKYKANFVKHQRIHTGEWPYECRECGKFFRYNYRLIRHARVHTGERPYQCSECGKFFRYSSTFIRHQRIHTAERPYGCSECGKFFRYNSTLIKHQRVHTGERPYECHDCGKFFRYTSTLIRHQRVHTVERPYECSLCGQFFKYKSKLIKHWQDHTGERPYECSECGKSFRYHCRLIRHKRVHTGERPYECSECGKFFRYNSNLIKHWRNHTGERPYECSECGKAFSHKHILVEHQKIHTGERPYECSKCQKAFIRKSHLVHHQKIHNQDRPMSTVNVGSYSDTTPTSLNRLHTGKDLVSAKNMVNLLGSTPNSLHWKSAS; encoded by the exons GGTCGTGTTATCTTTGAGGATGTGGCCATACATTTCTCCAAGGAGGAGTGGGCACTCCTagatgaagctcagagaggcttgTACCACTGTGTCATGCTGGAGAACTTGGCACTTCTGTGTTCTGTAG ATAGTTCTCATGGAACCCAGGATGGGGAGACACCTTTGGAGCAAGGTGATTCTGCCAGCGTGTCTCAGGTCAGGACTCTAAAACCAGGTCTTTCCACCCAGAAGACCCAACCCTTTGAGAAGAAGAAGGACATTTTGCAATTGGCTGAGCAAGGTGACATGTACTCTGATCAAGGACTACACATTTGTGGGACAAATTTGCATCAGCACCATGTGGAGCAGATAGGAGACAATATGCCCCCAAGCTTTGAGGGGAGGCTTTCATTCGTGATCAGTGGCAGCACTCACATGGCAAAGAAGACCTTCACATGCAATAAAAGTGAAAAGGACTTCCCAGCCAGCACAGGACAACTCCAGCACCTGCCTTCTGACAGTGGCTGGAAGCCACATGGGGACACCAAGTGCAGAGAGGCCTTTGAAAGTGGACAAAATGATTACAAGTGCACTCAGTGTGGGAAAAGCTTCAGCCGACAACAGCTACTTGTTCAGCACCAGAAAATCCATACCGGAGTAAGGCCTTATGAGTGCAGCAAATGTGGGATGGCCTTCATTAGAAAGTTCCATCTTGTTCAGCACCAAAGAGTCCACACTGGAGAAAAGCCTTTTAagtgcagtgagtgtgggaaacTTTTTAGGTACAAGTCCACACTCATTGGTCACCAGAGAGTCCACACAGAATCAAGCCATTATGAGTGTAGCAAATGTGGGGAATTCTTCAAGTACAAAGCCAACTTCGTGAAACATCAGCGAATTCACACTGGAGAATGGCCTTATGAGTGCAGAGAATGTGGAAAATTCTTTAGATATAACTACAGACTCATAAGACATGCGAGggttcacactggagaaaggccttatcagtgcagtgagtgtgggaaatTTTTCAGGTATAGCTCCACATTCATTAGACACCAGAGAATTCACACTGCAGAAAGGCCTTATGGTTGTAGCGAATGCGGCAAGTTCTTTCGGTACAACTCTACACTCATCAAACATCAGAGAGTTCACACCGGAGAAAGGCCTTATGAGTGCCATGATTGTGGGAAGTTCTTTAGGTACACTTCCACACTCATTAGACATCAGCGTGTTCACACTGTTGAAAGGCCTTATGAATGCAGCTTATGTGGACAATTCTTTAAATACAAGTCCAAGCTCATTAAACATTGGCAAGatcacactggagaaaggccatatgagtgcagtgaatgtgggaaatccttTAGGTACCACTGCAGACTCATTAGACATAAGAGAGTTCACACCGGAGAAAGGCCATAtgaatgcagtgaatgtgggaaattcTTCAGGTACAACTCCAACCTCATTAAACATTGGAGAAATCACACTGGAGAGAGGCCTTatgagtgcagtgaatgtgggaaagcttTTAGCCACAAGCATATACTTGTTGAGCATCAAAAAATCcacactggagaaaggccttatgaGTGCAGCAAATGTCAGAAGGCCTTCATTAGAAAATCCCACCTTGTTCATCACCAGAAAATCCACAATCAAGACCGGCCTATGAGCACAGTGAATGTGGGGAGTTACTCAGATACAACTCCAACCTCATTAAATAGACTTCACACTGGCAAAGACCTTGTGAgtgcaaaaaatatggtaaatcttTTAGGTTCCACTCCAAACTCATTACACTGGAAAAGTGCCTCATAA
- the LOC136331825 gene encoding zinc finger protein 548-like isoform X5, which translates to MAVAEMLPDPAPGRVIFEDVAIHFSKEEWALLDEAQRGLYHCVMLENLALLCSVDSSHGTQDGETPLEQGDSASVSQVRTLKPGLSTQKTQPFEKKKDILQLAEQGDMYSDQGLHICGTNLHQHHVEQIGDNMPPSFEGRLSFVISGSTHMAKKTFTCNKSEKDFPASTGQLQHLPSDSGWKPHGDTKCREAFESGQNDYKCTQCGKSFSRQQLLVQHQKIHTGVRPYECSKCGMAFIRKFHLVQHQRVHTGEKPFKCSECGKLFRYKSTLIGHQRVHTESSHYECSKCGEFFKYKANFVKHQRIHTGEWPYECRECGKFFRYNYRLIRHARVHTGERPYQCSECGKFFRYSSTFIRHQRIHTAERPYGCSECGKFFRYNSTLIKHQRVHTGERPYECHDCGKFFRYTSTLIRHQRVHTVERPYECSLCGQFFKYKSKLIKHWQDHTGERPYECSECGKSFRYHCRLIRHKRVHTGERPYECSECGKFFRYNSNLIKHWRNHTGERPYECSECGKAFSHKHILVEHQKIHTGERPYECSKCQKAFIRKSHLVHHQKIHNQDRPMSTVNVGSYSDTTPTSLNRLHTGKDLVSAKNMVNLLGSTPNSLHWKSAS; encoded by the exons GGTCGTGTTATCTTTGAGGATGTGGCCATACATTTCTCCAAGGAGGAGTGGGCACTCCTagatgaagctcagagaggcttgTACCACTGTGTCATGCTGGAGAACTTGGCACTTCTGTGTTCTGTAG ATAGTTCTCATGGAACCCAGGATGGGGAGACACCTTTGGAGCAAGGTGATTCTGCCAGCGTGTCTCAGGTCAGGACTCTAAAACCAGGTCTTTCCACCCAGAAGACCCAACCCTTTGAGAAGAAGAAGGACATTTTGCAATTGGCTGAGCAAGGTGACATGTACTCTGATCAAGGACTACACATTTGTGGGACAAATTTGCATCAGCACCATGTGGAGCAGATAGGAGACAATATGCCCCCAAGCTTTGAGGGGAGGCTTTCATTCGTGATCAGTGGCAGCACTCACATGGCAAAGAAGACCTTCACATGCAATAAAAGTGAAAAGGACTTCCCAGCCAGCACAGGACAACTCCAGCACCTGCCTTCTGACAGTGGCTGGAAGCCACATGGGGACACCAAGTGCAGAGAGGCCTTTGAAAGTGGACAAAATGATTACAAGTGCACTCAGTGTGGGAAAAGCTTCAGCCGACAACAGCTACTTGTTCAGCACCAGAAAATCCATACCGGAGTAAGGCCTTATGAGTGCAGCAAATGTGGGATGGCCTTCATTAGAAAGTTCCATCTTGTTCAGCACCAAAGAGTCCACACTGGAGAAAAGCCTTTTAagtgcagtgagtgtgggaaacTTTTTAGGTACAAGTCCACACTCATTGGTCACCAGAGAGTCCACACAGAATCAAGCCATTATGAGTGTAGCAAATGTGGGGAATTCTTCAAGTACAAAGCCAACTTCGTGAAACATCAGCGAATTCACACTGGAGAATGGCCTTATGAGTGCAGAGAATGTGGAAAATTCTTTAGATATAACTACAGACTCATAAGACATGCGAGggttcacactggagaaaggccttatcagtgcagtgagtgtgggaaatTTTTCAGGTATAGCTCCACATTCATTAGACACCAGAGAATTCACACTGCAGAAAGGCCTTATGGTTGTAGCGAATGCGGCAAGTTCTTTCGGTACAACTCTACACTCATCAAACATCAGAGAGTTCACACCGGAGAAAGGCCTTATGAGTGCCATGATTGTGGGAAGTTCTTTAGGTACACTTCCACACTCATTAGACATCAGCGTGTTCACACTGTTGAAAGGCCTTATGAATGCAGCTTATGTGGACAATTCTTTAAATACAAGTCCAAGCTCATTAAACATTGGCAAGatcacactggagaaaggccatatgagtgcagtgaatgtgggaaatccttTAGGTACCACTGCAGACTCATTAGACATAAGAGAGTTCACACCGGAGAAAGGCCATAtgaatgcagtgaatgtgggaaattcTTCAGGTACAACTCCAACCTCATTAAACATTGGAGAAATCACACTGGAGAGAGGCCTTatgagtgcagtgaatgtgggaaagcttTTAGCCACAAGCATATACTTGTTGAGCATCAAAAAATCcacactggagaaaggccttatgaGTGCAGCAAATGTCAGAAGGCCTTCATTAGAAAATCCCACCTTGTTCATCACCAGAAAATCCACAATCAAGACCGGCCTATGAGCACAGTGAATGTGGGGAGTTACTCAGATACAACTCCAACCTCATTAAATAGACTTCACACTGGCAAAGACCTTGTGAgtgcaaaaaatatggtaaatcttTTAGGTTCCACTCCAAACTCATTACACTGGAAAAGTGCCTCATAA
- the LOC136331825 gene encoding zinc finger protein 548-like isoform X1: MLENLALLCSVGVAAPNLPCFPRSDITGRSSSCDFLYCFLRKLGPMAVAEMLPDPAPGRVIFEDVAIHFSKEEWALLDEAQRGLYHCVMLENLALLCSVDSSHGTQDGETPLEQGDSASVSQVRTLKPGLSTQKTQPFEKKKDILQLAEQGDMYSDQGLHICGTNLHQHHVEQIGDNMPPSFEGRLSFVISGSTHMAKKTFTCNKSEKDFPASTGQLQHLPSDSGWKPHGDTKCREAFESGQNDYKCTQCGKSFSRQQLLVQHQKIHTGVRPYECSKCGMAFIRKFHLVQHQRVHTGEKPFKCSECGKLFRYKSTLIGHQRVHTESSHYECSKCGEFFKYKANFVKHQRIHTGEWPYECRECGKFFRYNYRLIRHARVHTGERPYQCSECGKFFRYSSTFIRHQRIHTAERPYGCSECGKFFRYNSTLIKHQRVHTGERPYECHDCGKFFRYTSTLIRHQRVHTVERPYECSLCGQFFKYKSKLIKHWQDHTGERPYECSECGKSFRYHCRLIRHKRVHTGERPYECSECGKFFRYNSNLIKHWRNHTGERPYECSECGKAFSHKHILVEHQKIHTGERPYECSKCQKAFIRKSHLVHHQKIHNQDRPMSTVNVGSYSDTTPTSLNRLHTGKDLVSAKNMVNLLGSTPNSLHWKSAS; the protein is encoded by the exons GGTCGTGTTATCTTTGAGGATGTGGCCATACATTTCTCCAAGGAGGAGTGGGCACTCCTagatgaagctcagagaggcttgTACCACTGTGTCATGCTGGAGAACTTGGCACTTCTGTGTTCTGTAG ATAGTTCTCATGGAACCCAGGATGGGGAGACACCTTTGGAGCAAGGTGATTCTGCCAGCGTGTCTCAGGTCAGGACTCTAAAACCAGGTCTTTCCACCCAGAAGACCCAACCCTTTGAGAAGAAGAAGGACATTTTGCAATTGGCTGAGCAAGGTGACATGTACTCTGATCAAGGACTACACATTTGTGGGACAAATTTGCATCAGCACCATGTGGAGCAGATAGGAGACAATATGCCCCCAAGCTTTGAGGGGAGGCTTTCATTCGTGATCAGTGGCAGCACTCACATGGCAAAGAAGACCTTCACATGCAATAAAAGTGAAAAGGACTTCCCAGCCAGCACAGGACAACTCCAGCACCTGCCTTCTGACAGTGGCTGGAAGCCACATGGGGACACCAAGTGCAGAGAGGCCTTTGAAAGTGGACAAAATGATTACAAGTGCACTCAGTGTGGGAAAAGCTTCAGCCGACAACAGCTACTTGTTCAGCACCAGAAAATCCATACCGGAGTAAGGCCTTATGAGTGCAGCAAATGTGGGATGGCCTTCATTAGAAAGTTCCATCTTGTTCAGCACCAAAGAGTCCACACTGGAGAAAAGCCTTTTAagtgcagtgagtgtgggaaacTTTTTAGGTACAAGTCCACACTCATTGGTCACCAGAGAGTCCACACAGAATCAAGCCATTATGAGTGTAGCAAATGTGGGGAATTCTTCAAGTACAAAGCCAACTTCGTGAAACATCAGCGAATTCACACTGGAGAATGGCCTTATGAGTGCAGAGAATGTGGAAAATTCTTTAGATATAACTACAGACTCATAAGACATGCGAGggttcacactggagaaaggccttatcagtgcagtgagtgtgggaaatTTTTCAGGTATAGCTCCACATTCATTAGACACCAGAGAATTCACACTGCAGAAAGGCCTTATGGTTGTAGCGAATGCGGCAAGTTCTTTCGGTACAACTCTACACTCATCAAACATCAGAGAGTTCACACCGGAGAAAGGCCTTATGAGTGCCATGATTGTGGGAAGTTCTTTAGGTACACTTCCACACTCATTAGACATCAGCGTGTTCACACTGTTGAAAGGCCTTATGAATGCAGCTTATGTGGACAATTCTTTAAATACAAGTCCAAGCTCATTAAACATTGGCAAGatcacactggagaaaggccatatgagtgcagtgaatgtgggaaatccttTAGGTACCACTGCAGACTCATTAGACATAAGAGAGTTCACACCGGAGAAAGGCCATAtgaatgcagtgaatgtgggaaattcTTCAGGTACAACTCCAACCTCATTAAACATTGGAGAAATCACACTGGAGAGAGGCCTTatgagtgcagtgaatgtgggaaagcttTTAGCCACAAGCATATACTTGTTGAGCATCAAAAAATCcacactggagaaaggccttatgaGTGCAGCAAATGTCAGAAGGCCTTCATTAGAAAATCCCACCTTGTTCATCACCAGAAAATCCACAATCAAGACCGGCCTATGAGCACAGTGAATGTGGGGAGTTACTCAGATACAACTCCAACCTCATTAAATAGACTTCACACTGGCAAAGACCTTGTGAgtgcaaaaaatatggtaaatcttTTAGGTTCCACTCCAAACTCATTACACTGGAAAAGTGCCTCATAA